The Burkholderia pyrrocinia genome includes a region encoding these proteins:
- a CDS encoding MaoC family dehydratase — protein MAGLYFEELKPGMVIEHAIRRTVTETDNILFSAMTYNCAPLHIDAEYSKNTMYGQRLVNSMFLLALVAGITVYETTLGTTLGNLGFGEIAFPKPTFHGDTIRVETEILESRQSKSRPDSGIVTFKHVAKNQRDEIVCTAVRTGLMMLRPADKA, from the coding sequence ATGGCAGGCCTTTACTTCGAAGAACTCAAGCCCGGCATGGTGATCGAACATGCAATCCGCCGCACGGTGACCGAGACCGACAACATCCTGTTCTCGGCCATGACCTACAACTGCGCGCCGCTGCATATCGACGCGGAATACAGCAAGAACACGATGTACGGCCAGCGCCTCGTGAACAGCATGTTCCTGCTTGCGCTGGTGGCCGGCATCACCGTGTACGAGACCACGCTCGGCACGACGCTGGGCAACCTCGGCTTCGGCGAGATCGCTTTCCCGAAGCCCACCTTCCATGGCGACACGATCCGCGTCGAGACCGAGATCCTCGAATCGCGCCAGTCGAAAAGCCGCCCGGATTCAGGCATCGTCACCTTCAAGCACGTGGCGAAGAACCAGCGCGACGAGATCGTGTGCACCGCCGTACGCACCGGCCTGATGATGCTGCGCCCCGCCGACAAGGCTTGA
- a CDS encoding HpcH/HpaI aldolase/citrate lyase family protein, with protein sequence MTTQMKPIRSFLFVPGNKPTWIEKSVQSKADALILDLEDSVPPAQKAEAREIVKSKLAWLAEQKQRIWVRINRSAHLYDFDDILAIVNPVVEGIVISKPCGPEDIHTVSSMLAEAEYRAGVEVGHTKVIPLLETARSLQLAYEIAQHERVPAIVGATAKNADVARALKTVWSLEGRETQFLKSRIVMAARAAGKLPIGGVWQQVHDLDGLKVSSANDRQLGMSGELVLHPSNVEIVNRTYSPTEEEVAFYQGMIDALDKAQAEGRASCIYDGEHIDIAHAKTAREIIALAQSFND encoded by the coding sequence ATGACGACGCAGATGAAACCGATCCGTTCCTTCCTTTTCGTTCCGGGCAACAAGCCGACCTGGATCGAGAAGTCCGTCCAATCGAAAGCCGATGCGCTGATCCTCGATCTCGAAGACAGCGTGCCGCCGGCCCAGAAAGCCGAGGCCCGCGAGATCGTCAAGTCCAAGCTCGCGTGGCTCGCCGAGCAGAAGCAGCGAATCTGGGTGCGCATCAACCGCAGCGCGCACCTGTACGACTTCGACGACATCCTGGCCATCGTGAACCCGGTGGTCGAGGGCATCGTGATTTCCAAGCCTTGCGGCCCGGAAGACATCCACACCGTTTCGTCGATGCTGGCCGAAGCCGAGTACCGCGCCGGCGTCGAGGTCGGTCACACCAAGGTGATCCCGCTGCTGGAAACCGCCCGCTCGCTGCAACTCGCGTATGAAATCGCACAGCACGAGCGCGTGCCGGCGATCGTCGGCGCGACGGCCAAGAACGCGGACGTGGCGCGCGCACTCAAGACCGTCTGGTCGCTCGAAGGCCGCGAAACCCAATTCCTGAAGTCGCGCATCGTGATGGCCGCGCGCGCAGCCGGCAAGCTGCCGATCGGCGGCGTCTGGCAGCAGGTGCACGACCTCGACGGTCTCAAGGTCTCGTCCGCGAACGACCGCCAGCTCGGCATGAGCGGCGAACTGGTGCTGCATCCGTCGAACGTCGAGATCGTCAACCGGACCTACAGCCCCACCGAAGAGGAAGTGGCGTTCTACCAGGGCATGATCGACGCACTGGACAAGGCCCAGGCGGAAGGCCGCGCATCGTGCATCTATGACGGCGAGCACATCGACATCGCCCACGCGAAAACGGCCCGCGAAATCATCGCGCTCGCGCAGTCGTTCAACGACTGA
- a CDS encoding TetR/AcrR family transcriptional regulator, with amino-acid sequence MAKRQKSNSANACETRDTLIRFAARTFGTQGYSATTMRNIADLAGIEAASIYYHFASKEELVEAVMEQGAERIVHHLNERLDALGPGATAEQRFRAAVLGQMLGLVMHGDFAVAHSRLLGQLPDTIRERQVIRREHHQTLWNGLLEDLRAAGKLREDVDIHLARVHILGGINSIQSWFNPRKGSLERIADQLCTMFFSGVSPPSP; translated from the coding sequence ATGGCCAAGCGACAGAAATCGAACTCCGCGAATGCGTGCGAGACCCGCGACACGCTGATCCGGTTCGCCGCCCGCACGTTCGGGACTCAGGGCTATTCGGCCACGACCATGCGCAACATCGCCGATCTGGCCGGCATCGAGGCGGCCAGCATCTACTACCATTTCGCGTCGAAGGAAGAACTGGTCGAGGCGGTGATGGAGCAAGGCGCCGAACGCATCGTCCATCACCTGAACGAGCGCCTCGATGCGCTCGGCCCCGGCGCGACGGCTGAACAGCGTTTCCGGGCCGCCGTACTGGGACAGATGCTGGGCCTCGTGATGCATGGCGATTTCGCCGTTGCGCACAGCCGGCTGCTGGGCCAGTTGCCCGACACGATTCGCGAGCGGCAGGTCATCCGGCGCGAGCATCACCAGACGCTCTGGAACGGGCTGCTGGAAGACTTGCGGGCCGCGGGCAAGCTGCGCGAAGACGTGGACATCCACCTCGCGCGGGTCCACATCCTGGGCGGCATCAATTCCATCCAGTCCTGGTTCAATCCCCGGAAAGGCTCGCTGGAGCGGATCGCCGACCAGCTTTGCACCATGTTTTTCTCCGGCGTGAGCCCGCCGTCCCCATAA
- a CDS encoding alpha/beta hydrolase produces MQKVNFKNLNGQGVTLAAAIYFPAGFDERTQYPTVVVAHPGGGVKEQTAGLYAKKLAEHGLVAIAFDASYQGESTGEPRQLENPYIRTEDVSAVVDYLTTLPYVDADRIGAMGICAGSGYAANAAINDRRIKALGTVSAVNIGSMFRNGWENTVKDTDAIPYVAHGSQARTSDASGAQPATLPLAPMRKEDAPNKELEEAWEYYHTPRCEHPNAPGFMTARSLNQIITYDAYNKAEAFLTQPLQIVAGSVAGSKWMSDDLFARAASADKRFHVVEGANHMSLYDVPQYVDEAVSVLAPFFRTTL; encoded by the coding sequence ATGCAGAAAGTCAACTTCAAGAACCTGAACGGCCAGGGCGTCACGCTTGCCGCGGCAATCTACTTCCCGGCCGGTTTCGACGAGCGCACCCAGTACCCGACGGTAGTCGTCGCACACCCCGGCGGCGGCGTGAAGGAACAGACGGCCGGACTGTATGCGAAGAAGCTGGCCGAGCACGGTCTCGTCGCGATCGCGTTCGACGCGTCGTATCAGGGCGAAAGCACGGGCGAACCGCGCCAGCTCGAAAATCCGTATATCCGCACCGAAGACGTCAGCGCGGTGGTGGACTACCTGACCACGCTGCCGTATGTCGATGCCGACCGGATCGGCGCGATGGGGATCTGCGCGGGCAGCGGCTATGCGGCCAACGCGGCCATCAACGATCGCCGCATCAAGGCGCTCGGCACCGTGAGCGCGGTCAACATCGGTTCGATGTTCCGCAACGGCTGGGAAAACACCGTCAAGGATACCGATGCGATCCCGTACGTCGCGCACGGTTCGCAGGCGCGCACCAGCGATGCGTCCGGCGCGCAACCGGCCACGCTGCCGCTCGCGCCGATGCGCAAGGAAGACGCGCCGAACAAGGAACTGGAAGAAGCGTGGGAGTACTACCATACGCCGCGCTGCGAGCACCCGAACGCGCCCGGCTTCATGACCGCCCGCAGCCTCAACCAGATCATCACGTACGACGCATATAACAAGGCGGAGGCGTTCCTCACCCAGCCGCTGCAGATCGTGGCCGGCAGCGTCGCGGGCAGCAAGTGGATGAGCGACGATCTGTTCGCACGCGCCGCCAGCGCCGACAAGCGCTTCCACGTGGTCGAAGGCGCGAACCACATGTCGCTGTATGACGTCCCGCAGTACGTCGACGAAGCCGTCTCCGTGCTGGCGCCGTTCTTCCGCACCACGCTGTAA